Proteins encoded together in one Anaerococcus murdochii window:
- a CDS encoding AlbA family DNA-binding domain-containing protein, producing MSRYIESETIELKEKYTDTITKEIVSFLNSAGGSIIIGVKDDGVVVGVDKVDEILRKISDVITTKIEPNPQDEISSELKFDEGKTLIVIHINKGHHHIYCQKNYGFSSTGCTMRIGTTCKDMTSEQIKIRYEKKFIEKYNRLHTSIFQ from the coding sequence ATGAGCCGATATATCGAATCAGAAACAATTGAATTAAAAGAAAAATACACAGATACGATTACAAAGGAAATAGTATCTTTCCTTAATAGTGCAGGAGGATCAATTATTATAGGAGTAAAAGATGATGGTGTTGTAGTTGGTGTGGATAAAGTTGATGAAATTCTTAGAAAAATATCTGATGTTATAACAACTAAAATAGAACCGAACCCACAAGATGAAATCAGTTCAGAATTAAAATTTGATGAAGGAAAAACTCTAATAGTAATTCATATAAATAAAGGTCATCATCATATTTATTGTCAAAAGAATTATGGATTCTCCTCTACTGGATGTACAATGCGAATCGGAACAACCTGTAAAGATATGACATCAGAGCAGATAAAAATTCGATATGAGAAAAAATTTATAGAAAAATATAACAGACTTCACACCTCAATATTTCAATAA
- a CDS encoding plasmid mobilization protein: MFRRHSLGDISKKTRNKEKNRKRNRILNFRVSEEEYDLINKKIAISGLKKQDYFLQMLLNHQVKLVSDYRLSDNIAKEIFQLAKVIKKYGKLNDDEADILIYILQIYEEIKKEKSPYYKE, from the coding sequence ATGTTTAGAAGACATTCATTAGGTGATATTTCTAAAAAAACTAGAAATAAAGAGAAAAATAGAAAAAGAAATCGCATTTTAAATTTCAGAGTATCTGAAGAAGAATATGATCTAATAAACAAAAAAATTGCAATAAGCGGACTTAAAAAACAAGATTATTTTCTACAAATGCTATTAAATCACCAGGTTAAGTTAGTAAGTGATTACAGACTTTCTGACAATATAGCCAAGGAAATATTTCAACTAGCAAAAGTTATTAAAAAGTACGGCAAACTCAATGACGATGAAGCTGATATTTTAATCTATATTTTACAAATATATGAAGAAATCAAAAAAGAAAAAAGCCCCTACTACAAAGAGTAA
- a CDS encoding AAA family ATPase: MNKRLYVYNHEKINDLKIKFSSRNFVSIALIFNLAQNLDEIDDLDDDFINKCMIDITSLALDNGYYRIFIERYLYRLIERFKSVEFLINSSNKNSILDKFPYVFDEINEEYSVVSEDCKEEDITINEIIVSPISLLLYKKSIVEDMNQKYQIISIGSLFSGAENINYKFNIDEIEDVLINKDIRYIDITELVHTLALRKDLILNFEIILRQIQNRNREIQFLIIEDMEDEIKKYFPFSFEYKKNLFSQSIENDTNICETRVFPYGSLQEIIENIDVQLKGHEDFKKDFSFNLKKFALLNKLKQRKIFSVFLTGESGIGKTEFAKILSEIMYPNQSLIKINFGNYSNEGVLNSLIGSPLGYIGSEEGGELINKMKLSNSKIILIDEFEKATPSVFHFFYELLEDGKFTDRHGIEHNLDGYIIVFTSNMSKTRYIELIPNPLKSRFDMVYRFIELSVDEKRKFINDVAEELINNIYKNTSVKIEVNNIENALNSLTGHNNLRNIKRKAEDVVIEEYCKIILDD, encoded by the coding sequence ATGAATAAAAGGTTATATGTATATAATCATGAAAAAATTAATGATTTAAAAATTAAGTTTTCTTCTCGAAATTTTGTTAGTATTGCTCTGATTTTTAATTTAGCACAAAATTTAGATGAAATTGACGATTTAGACGATGATTTTATTAATAAGTGCATGATTGATATTACATCATTAGCTCTTGATAATGGATATTATAGAATATTTATTGAAAGATATTTGTATAGATTAATTGAGCGTTTTAAAAGTGTAGAATTTTTGATAAATAGTTCAAATAAGAATTCAATATTAGATAAGTTCCCTTATGTGTTTGATGAAATAAATGAGGAATATTCTGTAGTAAGCGAGGATTGTAAAGAAGAAGATATTACTATAAATGAGATAATTGTCAGTCCTATTTCTTTGCTACTATATAAAAAATCAATAGTTGAAGATATGAATCAAAAATATCAAATTATATCGATTGGAAGTTTATTTTCAGGAGCAGAAAATATTAACTATAAATTTAACATTGATGAAATTGAGGATGTTCTTATTAACAAAGATATTCGTTACATAGACATTACTGAACTAGTACACACTTTGGCATTAAGAAAAGATTTGATTTTGAATTTTGAGATAATTTTAAGGCAAATTCAGAATAGAAATAGGGAGATTCAATTTTTAATTATTGAAGACATGGAAGATGAAATAAAAAAATATTTCCCCTTTTCTTTCGAATATAAGAAAAACTTATTTTCACAATCTATTGAAAATGATACAAACATTTGTGAAACGAGAGTATTTCCATATGGTAGCTTACAAGAAATAATTGAAAATATTGATGTTCAGTTAAAAGGTCATGAAGATTTTAAAAAAGATTTTAGTTTTAACCTTAAAAAATTTGCCTTATTAAACAAACTCAAACAACGTAAAATTTTTTCTGTTTTCTTAACAGGAGAATCAGGCATAGGAAAAACGGAATTTGCCAAAATTCTTTCAGAGATTATGTATCCCAATCAGTCACTTATAAAAATAAATTTTGGAAATTACTCAAATGAAGGTGTACTAAATAGTTTAATAGGCTCCCCATTAGGGTATATTGGTAGTGAAGAAGGTGGCGAACTGATTAATAAAATGAAATTGTCAAACTCTAAAATAATTTTAATTGACGAATTTGAAAAGGCAACTCCTAGTGTATTTCACTTTTTTTATGAATTGCTTGAGGATGGTAAATTTACTGATCGACATGGAATAGAACATAATTTAGATGGATATATCATTGTGTTTACATCAAATATGTCAAAAACAAGATATATTGAATTAATACCAAATCCGTTAAAATCTAGATTTGACATGGTATATAGGTTTATAGAACTTTCTGTTGATGAAAAAAGAAAGTTTATTAATGATGTCGCTGAAGAATTGATTAATAACATATATAAAAACACTTCTGTCAAAATAGAAGTAAATAACATTGAGAATGCATTAAATTCGTTAACGGGGCACAATAATCTTCGTAATATTAAACGAAAAGCGGAAGATGTTGTTATAGAAGAATATTGTAAGATCATACTAGATGATTGA
- the guaA gene encoding glutamine-hydrolyzing GMP synthase, with the protein MAKEKILVLNFGGQTDQLIVRRVREMGVFAEIHDCDTDLNDLDLNNLAGIILTGGPQSVNNANSLRADEKIFDLGVPVLGICYGHQFINQLYGGSVETPKLAEYGKTELIVDNKSELFKNIPEKSIIWMNHKDRVANIAEGFKAIAKTANTEVAAMENTEKNIYSVQFHPEVVHSEYGREILENFVLNICQAEKTWKMADFATEIIAEIKEKYAGEKMICGLSGGVDSSVAATIVSKAIGDNLQCIFVDHGLLRKDEAKSVMETYKNLGLNVKMVDKSKEFLDLLKGVSDPETKRKIIGNHFVEVFEEEAHKIGGASYLVQGTIYPDVIESGKDKASVIKSHHNVGGLPEDMDFKGLVEPLRMLFKDEVRAVGEAIGIPHDMVWRQPFPGPGLGIRVMGDITEDKLRIVRETDAILREEVKNFGLNEDIWQYFTVWTPIKTVGVKGDARSYDNVVAIRAVTSTDAMTVEAANLPYDLLQTLSNRMINEVAGVGRIVYDITSKPPGTIEWE; encoded by the coding sequence ATGGCAAAAGAAAAAATCCTAGTATTAAATTTTGGCGGCCAAACCGACCAATTAATAGTAAGACGTGTCAGGGAAATGGGCGTTTTTGCAGAAATCCACGACTGCGACACTGATTTAAATGACCTTGACCTAAATAATCTTGCAGGCATCATCCTAACAGGTGGTCCTCAATCTGTAAACAACGCCAACAGCCTAAGGGCAGATGAAAAAATCTTTGACCTAGGCGTGCCAGTTTTAGGAATCTGCTACGGTCACCAATTTATAAACCAATTATATGGTGGATCTGTTGAAACTCCAAAGCTTGCAGAATATGGCAAGACAGAATTAATTGTAGATAATAAATCAGAATTATTTAAAAATATCCCAGAAAAATCCATAATCTGGATGAATCACAAAGATAGGGTAGCAAACATAGCTGAAGGCTTTAAGGCAATTGCAAAAACAGCTAACACAGAAGTGGCAGCCATGGAAAATACTGAAAAGAATATTTATTCAGTTCAATTCCACCCAGAAGTAGTCCACTCTGAATACGGCAGGGAAATTCTAGAAAATTTCGTTTTAAACATTTGCCAGGCAGAAAAAACCTGGAAAATGGCAGACTTTGCTACAGAAATCATAGCAGAAATCAAAGAAAAATACGCTGGCGAAAAGATGATTTGCGGCCTATCAGGCGGTGTAGATAGCTCAGTTGCAGCAACAATTGTCTCAAAGGCCATAGGAGATAACCTCCAATGTATCTTTGTAGACCACGGTCTTCTAAGAAAAGATGAAGCCAAATCTGTAATGGAAACCTACAAAAATCTTGGCCTAAATGTCAAAATGGTAGACAAGTCTAAGGAATTCTTAGACCTCCTAAAAGGAGTGTCAGATCCAGAAACAAAGAGAAAAATCATCGGCAACCACTTTGTCGAAGTCTTCGAAGAAGAAGCCCACAAAATCGGCGGAGCTTCCTACCTAGTTCAAGGCACAATTTATCCAGACGTCATAGAATCAGGCAAAGACAAGGCAAGCGTCATCAAAAGCCACCACAACGTAGGCGGCCTACCAGAAGACATGGACTTCAAAGGCCTAGTAGAACCACTAAGAATGCTTTTCAAAGACGAAGTAAGGGCAGTAGGCGAAGCCATCGGCATCCCACACGACATGGTATGGCGTCAACCATTCCCAGGACCAGGCCTCGGCATCAGAGTCATGGGCGATATCACCGAAGATAAACTAAGGATAGTCAGAGAAACCGACGCCATCCTAAGAGAAGAAGTCAAAAACTTTGGCCTAAATGAAGACATTTGGCAATACTTCACAGTCTGGACCCCAATCAAAACCGTAGGAGTAAAAGGCGACGCCAGAAGCTACGACAACGTAGTAGCAATCAGAGCCGTCACATCCACCGACGCCATGACAGTAGAAGCCGCCAACCTCCCATACGACCTCCTACAAACTTTATCAAACAGAATGATAAACGAAGTAGCAGGAGTAGGCAGGATAGTATATGATATAACCAGCAAACCACCAGGAACAATCGAGTGGGAATAG
- a CDS encoding helix-turn-helix domain-containing protein, protein MISGEKLKKLRLMRNLTQKELAIKSGLTDAAIRNYELGNRSPSKEQLQKISEALDCDISALINHEPNSIFEIMHIIFDYEKDMKFRPLAGDGEITGLLSNDVDFNNFLIEWNEMRKKHYNDEITDEEFEDWKLSYPKKSRFLK, encoded by the coding sequence TTGATTTCTGGAGAAAAATTAAAAAAGTTAAGACTTATGCGAAACTTAACTCAAAAAGAACTTGCCATTAAGTCTGGTTTGACAGATGCTGCCATAAGAAATTATGAACTTGGAAATAGATCTCCAAGTAAAGAACAATTACAAAAAATATCTGAAGCACTTGATTGTGACATATCAGCATTAATTAATCATGAACCTAATTCTATTTTTGAAATAATGCATATAATATTTGATTATGAAAAAGACATGAAGTTTAGACCGTTGGCAGGCGATGGAGAGATCACTGGACTTTTATCAAATGATGTAGACTTCAATAATTTTCTTATAGAATGGAATGAGATGAGAAAAAAGCATTACAACGATGAGATAACAGACGAGGAATTTGAAGATTGGAAGTTATCTTATCCTAAAAAATCAAGATTTTTAAAATAA
- a CDS encoding site-specific integrase → MPAFRDESGNKTWFCKFNYTNWKGEKLTKKKRGFLTKKEALKWEQEFLNQHSESIEMSFREFFELYKRDRKPRIRENTWRTKEAIVNQKILPYIGDLMLNEINNVTIIQWQNELMKIKDKNGKKYSPTYLRTIHAQLSSILNHACRYYNLKTNVARDVGSMGEKEADEMLFWTQDEYERFIEAIKDKPESFYAFELLYWCGLRMGELLALTKEKFDFERHTLKIDESLQRIDGKNVITAPKTKKSIRTIVMPEFLTDEIKEYIDSFYKLKPKDLIFNFSKSYLHHEMDRGSKKSQVKRIRIHDLRHSHVSLLIELGFSATAIADRVGHESIDITYRYAHLFPSKQKEMALSLTQVRNNKANDWKDLLEEDDKDV, encoded by the coding sequence GTGCCAGCATTTAGAGATGAAAGCGGGAACAAGACTTGGTTTTGTAAATTTAATTACACCAACTGGAAAGGAGAAAAATTAACTAAGAAAAAACGTGGATTTTTAACAAAAAAAGAAGCATTAAAATGGGAACAAGAATTTTTAAATCAACATTCTGAATCGATTGAGATGAGCTTTAGGGAGTTTTTTGAACTTTATAAGAGAGATAGAAAACCAAGAATAAGAGAAAATACTTGGAGGACAAAAGAAGCAATTGTAAATCAAAAAATACTTCCCTATATTGGTGATTTAATGCTTAATGAGATTAATAATGTAACCATCATTCAATGGCAAAATGAGCTTATGAAGATTAAGGATAAGAATGGGAAAAAGTACTCTCCTACTTATTTGAGAACTATTCATGCTCAGTTATCTAGTATCCTAAATCATGCTTGTAGGTACTACAATTTAAAAACTAATGTTGCTCGTGATGTTGGTTCTATGGGAGAGAAAGAAGCTGATGAAATGCTCTTTTGGACTCAAGATGAATATGAAAGATTTATAGAAGCTATTAAAGATAAACCTGAATCATTCTATGCTTTTGAACTTTTGTATTGGTGTGGTCTTAGAATGGGAGAATTATTAGCCTTAACAAAAGAGAAATTTGATTTTGAAAGGCATACATTAAAAATTGATGAATCTTTACAAAGGATTGATGGGAAAAATGTAATAACTGCTCCTAAGACTAAAAAAAGTATCAGGACAATAGTTATGCCTGAATTTTTAACTGATGAAATCAAAGAATATATAGATAGTTTTTATAAGTTAAAACCAAAAGACTTAATATTTAATTTCTCTAAGAGCTACCTGCACCATGAAATGGATAGGGGATCTAAGAAATCTCAAGTAAAAAGAATTAGAATACATGATTTAAGACATTCTCACGTTTCTCTCTTGATTGAACTTGGATTTTCTGCAACTGCAATAGCTGATAGGGTTGGACATGAATCGATTGACATCACCTATAGGTATGCTCATCTTTTCCCTAGCAAGCAAAAAGAAATGGCTCTGTCTTTAACGCAAGTAAGAAATAATAAGGCAAATGACTGGAAAGATTTATTAGAAGAGGATGATAAAGATGTTTAG